Proteins encoded within one genomic window of Pieris rapae chromosome 1, ilPieRapa1.1, whole genome shotgun sequence:
- the LOC111003811 gene encoding lipid droplet-associated hydrolase isoform X1: MKRVLKTLNGVQSSLLLWGDPFNKDVDECIICVTGNPGLVDFYSEFGQELHKKLTMPVCVIGIVSGQAGHEEILVKTSETLTSDSNSFNLNSQIAHKYDLISNYISKKSKLHLIGHSIGAWQIIELTDRNPELLPRILSINLLFPTIQKMADSPNGKFLNLFLRRIYCLLLILLKLLRLLPYWINSYLIYLYLSWHSLPSHYYERISKVIEPNVMEKVLILAFDEMDTVTNLNKDAIKNIKHLTNVIYSKTDNWAPLAYIDDLKMYEPEICLIEMNVSHAFVLKSSELVAERTATFIIDKRKSNLRS; this comes from the exons ATGAAGAGAGTATTGAAAACTCTAAATGGAGTCCAAAGTAGCTTATTACTTTGGGGTGACCCCTTTAATAAGGATGTGGATGAATGCATTATTTGTGTGACTGGTAATCCTGGGTTAGTCGATTTTTACTCTGAATTTGGTCAAGAACTGCATAAAAAACTAACAATGCCTGTTTGCGTAATTG GTATTGTTTCAGGACAAGCCGGTCATGAAGagattttagttaaaacatcTGAAACTTTAACAAGTGACAGCAAttcttttaatcttaatagtCAAATTGCACATAAATATGACCTCATATCAAACTACATAAGTAAGAAGAGCAAATTGCATTTAATTGGACATTCCATTGGTGCCTGGCAAATAATTGAGTTAACAGACAGGAACCCTGAACTCCTTCCAAGAATATTGTCAATTAACTTACTATTTCCTACCATACAAAAAATGGCAGATAGTCCAAATGGAAAATTCCTTAATTTGTTCTTAAGAAGAATATATTGTCTACtcttaatattacttaagcTGTTAAGATTACTTCCATATTGGATTAAtagttatttgatatatttatacttgtCATGGCATTCCTTACCATCTCATTATTATGAACGAATATCAAAAGTCATAGAACCAAATGTTAtggaaaaagttttaattttagcttTTGATGAAATGGACACTGTTACAAATCTGAATAAAGatgcaattaaaaacataaaacatttaactaatgttatatatagtaaGACAGATAATTGGGCTCCCTTGGCATACATagatgatttaaaaatgtacgagccagaaatatgtttaattgaaATGAACGTCAGCCatgcatttgttttaaaatcctCAGAGCTTGTTGCAGAAAGGACTGCAACATTTATCATAGATAAACGTAAATCAAATCTTAGGTCTTGA
- the LOC111003811 gene encoding lipid droplet-associated hydrolase isoform X2, which yields MKRVLKTLNGVQSSLLLWGDPFNKDVDECIICVTGNPGLVDFYSEFGQELHKKLTMPVCVIGQAGHEEILVKTSETLTSDSNSFNLNSQIAHKYDLISNYISKKSKLHLIGHSIGAWQIIELTDRNPELLPRILSINLLFPTIQKMADSPNGKFLNLFLRRIYCLLLILLKLLRLLPYWINSYLIYLYLSWHSLPSHYYERISKVIEPNVMEKVLILAFDEMDTVTNLNKDAIKNIKHLTNVIYSKTDNWAPLAYIDDLKMYEPEICLIEMNVSHAFVLKSSELVAERTATFIIDKRKSNLRS from the exons ATGAAGAGAGTATTGAAAACTCTAAATGGAGTCCAAAGTAGCTTATTACTTTGGGGTGACCCCTTTAATAAGGATGTGGATGAATGCATTATTTGTGTGACTGGTAATCCTGGGTTAGTCGATTTTTACTCTGAATTTGGTCAAGAACTGCATAAAAAACTAACAATGCCTGTTTGCGTAATTG GACAAGCCGGTCATGAAGagattttagttaaaacatcTGAAACTTTAACAAGTGACAGCAAttcttttaatcttaatagtCAAATTGCACATAAATATGACCTCATATCAAACTACATAAGTAAGAAGAGCAAATTGCATTTAATTGGACATTCCATTGGTGCCTGGCAAATAATTGAGTTAACAGACAGGAACCCTGAACTCCTTCCAAGAATATTGTCAATTAACTTACTATTTCCTACCATACAAAAAATGGCAGATAGTCCAAATGGAAAATTCCTTAATTTGTTCTTAAGAAGAATATATTGTCTACtcttaatattacttaagcTGTTAAGATTACTTCCATATTGGATTAAtagttatttgatatatttatacttgtCATGGCATTCCTTACCATCTCATTATTATGAACGAATATCAAAAGTCATAGAACCAAATGTTAtggaaaaagttttaattttagcttTTGATGAAATGGACACTGTTACAAATCTGAATAAAGatgcaattaaaaacataaaacatttaactaatgttatatatagtaaGACAGATAATTGGGCTCCCTTGGCATACATagatgatttaaaaatgtacgagccagaaatatgtttaattgaaATGAACGTCAGCCatgcatttgttttaaaatcctCAGAGCTTGTTGCAGAAAGGACTGCAACATTTATCATAGATAAACGTAAATCAAATCTTAGGTCTTGA
- the LOC111003900 gene encoding uncharacterized protein LOC111003900, with translation MYVKSGFMRDTTVAMLYALRICGMAPISIVPIKHGYQFRVLRSYAFCSCILILLFMITHAFSYISNTSDLNRLNKNNTINAITILWITEVLTSVVITIVASLNGYRRMKKFIEHLKSVDKTSAKIKIPRHNGWLYKITIILVILTRIFLDASYVYIVVDNFGLQSRLLYIYASAAIKYISICLLQMHIYISYLELSLKIGYIKDELQDLVDNRLCDDSTLSFYTNSVNAKVKILHDLMDSIKTTFLKLNKHFEIIFFFILVNILVRITLSFYGILYIIQNGE, from the exons ATGTACGTGAAAAGTGGATTCATGCGTGACACTACGGTGGCAATGTTATACGCACTTCGTATTTGTGGTATGGCGCCTATTTCAATAGTTCCCATAAAACATGGCTACCAATTTCGCGTTTTACGATCATATGCATTTTGTAGCTGTATcctgattttattattca tgaTAACGCAcgcattttcatatattagCAACACCTCAGATCTTAACCGCctcaacaaaaataatacgaTCAATGCTATAACGATTTTGTGGATTACTGAGGTCTTAACATCTGTCGTCATCACTATCGTTGCGTCACTTAATGGTTATCGAAGAATGAAAAAGTTTATAGAACATTTGAAATCTGTTGATAAG ACTAGTGCAAAAATAAAGATACCTCGTCATAATGGATGgttatacaaaattactattatcTTGGTCATACTTACAAGAATTTTTTTGGATGCGAGTTACGTATACATTGTGGTAGATAACTTTGGGCTTCAAA GCCGTCTTCTGTACATCTACGCTAGTGcagctattaaatatatttctatatgtttATTGCAAATGCATATTTACATAAGTTACCTTGAGCTCTCATTAAAAATCGGATATATAAAAGATGAATTACAGGATCTTGTGGATAATCGGTTATGTG ATGATTCTACGCTTTCGTTTTACACAAATTCAGTGAATGCAAAAGTAAAAATCCTACATGATCTGATGGACAGTAtcaaaacaacatttttgaAACTAAATAAGCATTTTGAAATCATCttctttttcattttagtAAACATATtagttagaataactttatctttttatggtatattatatattattcaaaatggTGAGTGA